One window of the Henriciella sp. AS95 genome contains the following:
- a CDS encoding DUF933 domain-containing protein, which translates to SAPKAAGVIHGDFEKGFIRAETIAYDDFVSLGGEGPAKEAGKMRAEGKGYVVKDGDVLHFLFNT; encoded by the coding sequence TCGGCCCCCAAGGCCGCTGGCGTGATCCATGGGGACTTCGAAAAAGGATTCATCCGCGCCGAAACCATTGCCTATGACGATTTTGTGTCCTTAGGCGGCGAGGGGCCTGCGAAAGAAGCGGGCAAGATGCGGGCCGAAGGCAAGGGGTATGTGGTGAAAGACGGGGATGTGTTGCACTTTTTGTTTAATACTTAG